From Varibaculum massiliense, a single genomic window includes:
- a CDS encoding undecaprenyl-diphosphate phosphatase, whose protein sequence is MNTFEAIIMGLVQGLTEFLPISSSAHLRILGSLFGEDPGAAFTAITQIGTETAVLIYFWKDISRIVGKWFQAFAPARSGVNQSDPDVRMGWMIIVGSLPIGILGLLGQDWIEKEFRNMWITVAMLIVFALFLGAADRWGKKEKTLDHLSWVQAILFGLAQALAVVPGVSRSGGTITAGRLMGFTRVAAARYSFLLAMPAVFASGFYQAAKSVGHNPVGWGATILATVVAFAVGYAVIVWFMRLLETKTFAPFVIYRLLLGSAVGIALAAGALSAFA, encoded by the coding sequence GTGAATACTTTTGAAGCCATCATTATGGGTCTAGTGCAGGGACTGACCGAGTTTCTGCCGATTTCTTCCTCTGCCCACCTACGGATTCTAGGTTCGCTTTTTGGTGAAGATCCCGGTGCGGCTTTCACTGCGATTACCCAGATTGGGACAGAAACTGCCGTCCTTATCTACTTTTGGAAAGATATCAGCCGCATCGTGGGCAAATGGTTTCAAGCTTTTGCCCCCGCGCGCAGCGGAGTTAATCAAAGCGATCCCGATGTCCGGATGGGATGGATGATTATTGTCGGCTCCCTGCCGATCGGGATTTTGGGTCTGCTAGGTCAAGATTGGATTGAAAAAGAGTTCCGCAATATGTGGATCACGGTAGCCATGCTGATTGTTTTCGCCCTGTTCTTAGGGGCAGCCGACCGCTGGGGAAAGAAAGAAAAAACCCTGGATCACCTCTCCTGGGTCCAAGCCATCCTCTTTGGCTTGGCGCAGGCGTTAGCGGTAGTTCCGGGGGTTTCCCGTTCGGGAGGAACTATCACCGCCGGAAGGCTAATGGGATTTACCCGGGTAGCTGCTGCCCGTTACTCTTTCCTGTTGGCGATGCCGGCAGTGTTCGCTTCCGGCTTTTACCAGGCCGCTAAATCGGTAGGACATAATCCCGTAGGTTGGGGGGCAACGATTTTAGCGACAGTGGTGGCTTTTGCCGTAGGTTACGCGGTAATCGTGTGGTTTATGCGCCTGTTGGAAACTAAAACTTTCGCGCCCTTCGTTATCTACCGGCTGCTACTAGGATCTGCGGTAGGAATCGCGCTGGCTGCGGGGGCTCTGTCGGCTTTCGCTTAA
- a CDS encoding aldo/keto reductase → MEHRRLGRTGLLVSCLGLGTLTWGRDTDLEQASEQLRMFLDAGGNLLDTASTYGEGEAEKLIGTLLDGDFSREDLVICSKAGVRAGDPPSVDASRANLLRGLDETLERLGTAYIDLWYVHHYDPFVRVEETLTALEMALRSGRARYVGVSNYPAWAMAELAVMLGQDHYEVAAVQGEYSLLNRQVEEEILAASEHFDSSFIAWSPLGRGVLTGKYQTNVPPDSRAASQHLQGFVAPYLSSDYQPIIEAVLAGAEGLEWEPLKLALAWVKDAPGVTSALTGARTAQQFAAVLKAADAHVPHQIRVALDEVSA, encoded by the coding sequence ATGGAACATAGAAGATTAGGGCGCACCGGACTTTTAGTTTCTTGCCTCGGGCTCGGCACTCTCACCTGGGGGCGAGATACCGACTTGGAACAGGCAAGCGAACAGTTAAGGATGTTCCTAGATGCCGGAGGAAATCTGCTTGATACTGCCTCCACCTACGGGGAGGGGGAAGCTGAAAAGCTAATCGGCACCCTGCTAGATGGCGATTTTTCCCGTGAGGACCTAGTGATTTGTTCCAAAGCGGGGGTGCGCGCCGGAGATCCCCCCTCAGTTGATGCTTCCCGGGCAAATCTTTTGCGCGGCCTGGATGAAACTTTGGAGCGGCTAGGAACCGCCTATATTGATCTTTGGTATGTCCACCACTATGACCCCTTTGTGCGGGTAGAGGAAACTTTAACCGCTCTAGAAATGGCGCTGCGATCGGGGCGAGCCCGCTACGTGGGGGTATCGAATTATCCGGCATGGGCAATGGCGGAACTGGCGGTAATGTTGGGGCAAGATCACTACGAGGTAGCAGCGGTACAAGGTGAATACTCGCTACTTAACCGCCAGGTGGAGGAAGAGATACTAGCCGCCAGCGAACACTTTGACTCCAGTTTTATTGCCTGGTCCCCCCTGGGGCGCGGGGTTTTAACTGGCAAGTATCAAACCAATGTTCCCCCGGATTCCCGGGCTGCTTCCCAGCATTTGCAAGGGTTCGTTGCTCCCTATCTTTCTTCCGATTACCAGCCGATTATCGAGGCGGTATTGGCAGGAGCAGAAGGCTTAGAATGGGAGCCCTTAAAACTGGCGTTAGCCTGGGTGAAGGATGCTCCCGGAGTTACCAGCGCTCTTACCGGGGCGCGCACCGCCCAGCAATTTGCGGCAGTCCTAAAAGCCGCAGATGCTCATGTCCCCCATCAGATTCGGGTGGCCTTAGATGAGGTAAGCGCTTAG